The Chloroflexota bacterium sequence GTTGGAGACGGCCTACGCCTTGGTCCGTGATTTTGTAGCTGAGGGCGGCAGTGTACTTTTTGTAGGCACCAAGCGCCAGGCTCAAGACACCATTCAGACCGAAGCCGAACGCTGCGGTATGCCCTGGGTCACCAACCGCTGGTTGGGCGGCACACTGACTAACTGGTCTACCATTCGTCAGCGTGTTAATGAACTCAATCGCCTCGAGCAGATGCGCGACCGCGGCGAGTTCGATATTCTCACAAAACGAGAAGCTCTGGACGAAACGCGCAAGATTGACCGGCTGGATATGCTTTTCGGCGGCATCCGCAATATGGACGGTAATCCGGATGTTGTCTTTGTGGTAGATGTTAGTCGGGAAACCACGGTTGTGCATGAAGCCAATGTTTTGGGCATTCCGGTTGTGGCAATGGTGGATACCAACTGTGATCCGCGCAATGTCGATTACATCATCCCCTCCAACGATGACGCTATTCGTGCCATCAAGTTGATCGTCGGCAAAATTGCAGATGCAGTTCTCGAAGGTCAGGCGATGCGCAAGGATGAAGTTGAAGATCAGGCCTACGCGCCCGAGGCCGAACCGGTTGCTTATGGCGAAACTGCCGAAATGAGCGATGAAGAACTGCTCGGCGCTTCTACATTGGCAAAACTCGAAGCTCGAAAAGTGGATGAAGTCGTCGAAACGGCTGAAGAAACATCAGAAAACGCAGAAGCTGAAGTCGTAACTGAAGTCGCAGTAGAAACCGAAGCTGAAGCTGAAACTGAAGCCGTAACTGAAGTCGAAGCAGAAACCGAAGCTGAAACTGAAGCTGAAGCAGAAACCGAAGCCGTAACTGAAGTCGAAGCAGAAACCGAAGCAGAAGCTGAAACTGAAGAAAAAGCCGACGAGGCCGTAGAAGCGGATGAAGAAGAAGAAAAAGAAGATGAGGCATAAGTAATGAGCATCTCAGCAAAAGATATCAAAGTCCTGCGAGAAAAAACTGGCGCAGGTTTTATGGACTGCAAGAAGGCACTCGAAGACAGCAATGGCGACTTCGAAAAAGCGTATGACTTTCTGCGCAAAAAAGGTTTGGCAACCGCTGCCAAGCGCGCCGATCGCGACGCATCTGAGGGCGTTGTTGAACTCTACTCACATGGCGACGGACGCGTTGGCGTTATGGTTGAAGTCAATTGCGAAACCGACTTTGTGGCCCGCTCGGAATCTTTCCGCACCTTGGCTCACGAAATCGCCCTGCAAATTGCTGCACTTTCACCTCAATATGTAAGTGAAGATCAAATTCCCGAAGAAATTCTTGCCAAAGAACTCGAAATCGCGCGCGCGCGTGCTATTGAAGAAGGTAAGCCCGAAAAAATGCTGGACCGTATTGCAACGGGTCGAGTTGAAAAATTCAAAGATGAGTTCGTGCTTTTGCGGCAAGCTTATATCCG is a genomic window containing:
- the rpsB gene encoding 30S ribosomal protein S2 yields the protein MSVISMKALLESGVHFGHRTQRWHPKMAPYIFTERNKIHIIDLEQTLRGLETAYALVRDFVAEGGSVLFVGTKRQAQDTIQTEAERCGMPWVTNRWLGGTLTNWSTIRQRVNELNRLEQMRDRGEFDILTKREALDETRKIDRLDMLFGGIRNMDGNPDVVFVVDVSRETTVVHEANVLGIPVVAMVDTNCDPRNVDYIIPSNDDAIRAIKLIVGKIADAVLEGQAMRKDEVEDQAYAPEAEPVAYGETAEMSDEELLGASTLAKLEARKVDEVVETAEETSENAEAEVVTEVAVETEAEAETEAVTEVEAETEAETEAEAETEAVTEVEAETEAEAETEEKADEAVEADEEEEKEDEA
- the tsf gene encoding translation elongation factor Ts, giving the protein MSISAKDIKVLREKTGAGFMDCKKALEDSNGDFEKAYDFLRKKGLATAAKRADRDASEGVVELYSHGDGRVGVMVEVNCETDFVARSESFRTLAHEIALQIAALSPQYVSEDQIPEEILAKELEIARARAIEEGKPEKMLDRIATGRVEKFKDEFVLLRQAYIRNDKLTIQEYLHENVASIGENIVIRRFTRWELGKTSN